A genomic region of Gossypium hirsutum isolate 1008001.06 chromosome D01, Gossypium_hirsutum_v2.1, whole genome shotgun sequence contains the following coding sequences:
- the LOC107952097 gene encoding protein DETOXIFICATION 18, with product MSPKESYFASAESLLSEVNHHDDDDDQQRKRVLDMEEAKNQVVFSLPMIVSSVSFLSITMVSVMFAGHLGELQLAAATLANSWATVTGLAFMTGLSGALETLCGQGFGAKLYRTLGIYLQSSCIISCFFSIIISILWFYTEPILILLQQDAQISAAAALYIKYLIPGLFAYGFVQNILRFLQTQSILMPLVWFSVLPMGIHLGIAYALVYCTEMGFKGAPLAASISLWISFLLLSVYVFFAEEFKQTWDGLSFESFRHVPTNLKLALPSAAMVCLEYWAFELLVLLAGLMPNSEVNTSLIAMCVNTEAIAYMITYGLSAAASTRVSNELGAGHPIRAKNAMGVTLRLSILQALAVVLALAFGHNIWAAFFSNSPSIINQFASMTPLLLISITIDSFQGVLSGVARGSGWQLLAMWVNMGTFYFIGMPLACLLGFKFKLYAKGLWIGLICGLSCQAGALLLITLSRKWIKIEISEDVDRETRIFV from the exons ATGTCACCAAAGGAAAGTTATTTCGCGTCAGCTGAATCCCTCTTGTCGGAGGTTAATCACCATGACGATGATGATGATCAACAGCGGAAGCGTGTTTTGGACATGGAAGAGGCTAAGAACCAAGTGGTGTTCTCGCTTCCCATGATTGTTTCTAGTGTTTCGTTCTTGTCCATAACTATGGTCTCAGTCATGTTCGCTGGTCACCTTGGGGAGCTTCAGCTTGCTGCTGCTACGCTTGCTAATTCTTGGGCCACTGTCACTGGCTTGGCTTTCATG ACGGGGCTAAGTGGAGCTCTAGAAACACTTTGCGGTCAAGGATTTGGTGCAAAACTTTACAGAACGTTAGGAATTTATCTCCAATCATCCTGCATAATCTCTTGCTTTTTCTCGATCATCATATCGATCTTATGGTTCTACACCGAGCCAATCCTTATTTTGCTTCAACAAGATGCCCAGATTTCAGCAGCCGCTGCACTCTACATTAAGTACCTCATCCCGGGTTTATTCGCGTACGGTTTCGTTCAAAACATTCTCAGGTTTCTTCAGACCCAAAGCATTTTGATGCCGCTGGTTTGGTTCTCGGTCCTTCCGATGGGCATTCATTTGGGCATTGCCTACGCTTTGGTCTATTGCACTGAAATGGGTTTCAAAGGAGCTCCGTTAGCGGCTTCGATTTCGCTGTGGATTTCGTTCCTTTTGTTATCGGTTTATGTGTTTTTCGCTGAGGAATTTAAGCAAACATGGGATGGATTATCGTTCGAATCGTTTCGTCACGTTCCTACAAACTTGAAGTTGGCCCTCCCTTCTGCAGCAATGGTTTG TTTGGAATACTGGGCTTTCGAGCTTCTTGTGCTGCTTGCAGGGTTGATGCCTAATTCGGAAGTAAATACCTCATTGATTGCTATGTG TGTGAATACAGAAGCAATTGCCTACATGATTACTTATGGCCTTAGTGCTGCAGCAAG CACAAGAGTTTCAAATGAGCTAGGAGCTGGGCATCCAATTCGGGCGAAGAACGCGATGGGTGTCACCCTCAGGCTTTCAATCCTTCAAGCACTTGCAGTTGTCCTCGCTTTGGCATTTGGTCATAACATTTGGGCTGCTTTCTTTAGTAACAGCCCTTCAATTATAAACCAGTTTGCGTCAATGACACCCCTTCTTTTGATCTCCATAACAATCGATTCCTTTCAAGGCGTCTTATCAG GGGTGGCTAGAGGAAGTGGTTGGCAGCTATTGGCGATGTGGGTTAACATGGGGACTTTCTATTTCATTGGAATGCCACTTGCATGCCTCCTTGGATTTAAGTTCAAGCTTTATGCTAAG GGTTTGTGGATAGGCTTAATATGTGGTCTGTCCTGCCAAGCTGGTGCGCTCCTCCTTATAACTTTGAGTAGAAAATGGATTAAAATTGAGATTTCAGAAGATGTGGATAGGGAAACCAGAATTTTTGTTTAA
- the LOC107952669 gene encoding serine carboxypeptidase-like 44, producing the protein MGIGAFFNSLYAFLFGGILGYHLYDQITLPGQPEIEFRQFSGYIDIDPDAGRSLFYYFVEAEKDPLDLPLTIWLTGGPGCSSVADSFVGIGPFTTTNNAHALKINPYAWNKVSNMLFIDTPIGSGWSYSNTSSDYQTGDFSTNKDLLTFFVKWFEKYPIFKFRDLYICGISYAGHFVTLLANSLLHFNNETKSTRFNLKGLALGSPVLRYKLDVIAQYELYASKGMISHKMYHKILKQCNETDEDNYSNDSPEWSESCEHVMNKALMTAFNVSSVREANKMRFDIVRNPCDGRIEDLIAGKEITMVVGGIDMCIPNRVDFYFGMPEVQQAFHGNRTHLGYKYSGCFQNSGLNYSIADQHVDMLPILKEILEHSVPITIFSGEDDGAVPMIGTLRHVKKLASEMNFTLTKDEAWNSENKEGGRLYKFGDLLTFMSVKGANHHVPLSKPSQSLYIFENHVVEQSD; encoded by the exons ATGGGGATCGGGGCATTCTTTAACAGCCTTTATGCTTTCTTATTTGGTGGTATTCTTGGATACCATCTGTATGATCAAATAACATTGCCCGGACAACCTGAAATTGAATTCAGGCAATTTTCTGGGTATATTGATATTGACCCAGATGCTGGCAGAAGTCTTTTCTATTATTTCGTTGAAGCCGAGAAGGACCCGTTGGATCTACCCCTCACCATTTGGTTAACCGGAG GACCAGGCTGCAGTTCAGTTGCAGATAGCTTTGTTGGTATTGGTCCTTTCACTACTACAAACAATGCTCACGCCCTCAAGATAAATCCATATGCCTGGAACAAAG TGTCAAATATGCTGTTTATTGATACGCCTATTGGATCTGGATGGTCGTACTCAAATACAAGCAGTGATTATCAAACTGGAGATTTTAGCACAA ATAAAGACCTACTTACATTCTTTGTGAAATGGTTCGAAAAGTATCCGATTTTCAAGTTTAGAGATTTATATATTTGTGGAATAAGTTATGCAG GACACTTCGTAACTCTCTTGGCTAACAGTTTACTGCATTTCAACAATGAAACAAAGAGTACAAGGTTTAACCTTAAAGGATTGGCA TTGGGAAGTCCCGTTCTTCGGTATAAGCTAGACGTTATTGCACAATATGAATTGTATGCATCAAAAGGGATGATTTCTCATAAAATGTACCATAAAATCTTGAAGCAATGCAATGAAACAGATGAGGACAACTATTCCAACGATTCCCCAGAATGGTCTGAATCATGCGAACATGTCATGAATAAAGCCCTAATGACTGCTTTTAACGTAAGTTCAGTTAGAGAAGCTAATAAAATGCGATTTGATATCGTTCGTAACCCTTGTGATGGAAGAATTGAAGATCTAATCGCCGGAAAAGAG ATTACCATGGTTGTTGGTGGAATAGATATGTGCATTCCTAATAGAGTAGATTTCTATTTTGGCATGCCGGAAGTTCAACAAGCTTTTCATGGAAATCGAACCCACTTGGGGTATAAATACTCGGGATGCTTCCA GAATAGTGGTCTCAATTACAGCATAGCTGACCAACATGTTGACATGCTTCCGATATTGAAGGAAATTCTCGAACATTCTGTTCCTATTACCATATTCAG TGGAGAAGATGATGGAGCAGTGCCTATGATTGGAACCTTACGACATGTTAAAAAGTTAGCCAGCGAAATGAACTTTACTTTGACCAAAGATGAAGCTTGGAATAGTGAAAACAAG GAAGGAGGACGGCTGTACAAGTTCGGAGATTTGTTGACTTTCATGTCTGTAAAAGGAGCAAATCATCATGTGCCATTGTCTAAACCATCTCAATCTTTATATATCTTCGAAAATCATGTAGTTGAGCAATCAGATTAA